Proteins found in one Coffea eugenioides isolate CCC68of chromosome 5, Ceug_1.0, whole genome shotgun sequence genomic segment:
- the LOC113771533 gene encoding dirigent protein 11-like, translated as MAKGLAIASLQILSLLLLASLGQSKTVFTNLTIYDHEFQSGDCQTVFPVAGLNGTAELYQFGTVVVIDNILTRGFSIKSALLGRSQGIAAVTSPDGNNAELLLTFLFTNGTYSGSTVEIKGIFIGSLDVNELAIVGGTKQFRYATGYTTFQVVSQVGDYLIVKVNLYIRQDIPDDYPGVANH; from the coding sequence ATGGCAAAGGGTTTAGCCATAGCATCCCTCCAAATTCTGAGTCTGCTTTTACTAGCAAGCTTGGGACAATCAAAGACAGTGTTCACAAATTTGACGATTTACGACCATGAATTTCAAAGTGGAGATTGCCAGACTGTTTTCCCAGTTGCAGGTCTCAACGGAACTGCGGAATTGTACCAATTTGGAACTGTTGTTGTCATTGATAATATCTTGACACGAGGATTTTCAATCAAATCCGCACTACTTGGTCGTTCGCAAGGCATTGCTGCAGTAACATCCCCTGATGGCAACAACGCAGAGCTTCTGTTAACTTTTCTGTTCACTAATGGAACGTACAGTGGTAGCACTGtggaaataaaaggaattttcaTAGGGTCTCTGGATGTCAATGAACTTGCAATTGTAGGAGGAACGAAACAATTCCGGTATGCAACAGGGTATACTACCTTTCAGGTGGTCAGCCAAGTAGGAGATTATCTTATTGTAAAGGTGAATCTCTACATTAGACAGGACATACCGGATGACTACCCTGGTGTTGCTAATCATTAA